The DNA window TCTTTAATCTTTGGACCTAATACAGGGCCTGCTACTCTAAAGTTTGGCTTTAAGCTGAAATTCATATATTCATTCAAATTTTTTGCAAATTCTACTTCCTTGACATTAAGCTCCTCTTGTATCAATGGCACTAAATCTGAAATCTCCTCTTCATGCTTTCCATCAATTAAAACTTTTTGGATTGGCTGACGAACTTTTATCTTTACAGACTCTCTAGCCGCTCTGCCAAGTCCTACTAAGTCTCTTACAAGGTCCATTTTATGCTCTATTTTCTTGTCAATATATTCTTTCCTTACTACAGGATAATCACTTAGATGAACTGAAAATTCTCCTGTAAGATTTTTATAGATTTCTTCTGATAGATATGGAGCAAATGGAGCTATCATTTGAGATATTCCAACTAATATTTCATAGGTCGTATTATAAACAGCTTTCTTATCTTCAGTTAATTCCGTTTCCCAGAAACGTCTTCTAGAACGTCTTATATACCAGTTAGATAAATCCTCGTTTGCAAAATCTTGAATCTTTCTAACTGCTTTTGTCAAATCATATTCTACTAAATCCTCTTCAACTGCATTTAACAGGCTGTTAAATTTAGAAATAATCCATCTGTCCAGTTCAGGTCTATCTGATACTTCCACATAAAAATCCTTTGGATCTATTTCGTCAGTATTTGCATATAGCGTAAAGAAGTTGTAAACATTCTTTATAGTTCCAAAGAATTTGCTTAATACTTCTTTAAGACCATCTTCATCGAATTTAGTAGGTGTCCATGCAGGAGATACATAAAGAAGATACCATCTTAACGCATCTGCACCGTATTTATCGAACAACTCAAATGGATCTACTGTATTTCCCCTAGACTTAGACATTTTCTTTCCTTCCTTGTCTAGTATCAGGTCATTCACTAGTACTCTCTTGTAAGGTGACTTTCCAGTTACAAATGTAGATATAGCCAATAATGAATAGAACCAACCTCTTGTCTGGTCAATACCTTCACATATAAAGTCTGCTGGAAATAGCTCTTCAAAGAATTTTTCTTTATTTTCAAATGGATAGTGATGTTGTGCAAAAGGCATCGAACCACTATCAAACCAACAATCTATGACGTCTGTTACTCTTGTCATAGTTCCACCACATTTTTCGCATTTGATGTGAACATTATCTACATGTGGTCTATGAAGCTCTATATTTTCGTCTATAGGCTCTATAGCTTTCTCAACTAATTCTTTCCTTGAACCTATACTTTGTGTATGGCCACATTCACATCTCCAAATGTTTAGTGGAGTTCCCCAATATCTACTTCTAGAAATAGCCCAGTCATTAAGATTTTCAAGCCAGTTTCCAAATCTCTTTTCTCCTACATAATCAGGATACCATTTTACAGAGTTATTGTTCTCTATAAGCTGATCCTTAAGCTTAGTCATTTCTATATACCAGCTTGGCTTTGCATAATATAATAGTGGTGTCTTACATCTCCAGCAGTGTGGATAGTTATGTGCCATTTTTTCTTTTTTAAATAGCTTTCCTTCACCATGGAGCCATTTAATTATTTCTATGTCTGCATCCATTACAAACGTGCCCTTCCATGGTGTGTCGATATATTTTCCATCTTCATTTACAGGCTGTAATACTGGAAGATTGTATCTCTTTCCGGTGTTGTAGTCATCTTCTCCAAATGCAGGAGCAGTATGAACTATACCTGTACCGTCTTCTGTAGTTACATAGTCAGCTACAGTTACAAAAAAAGCTTTTTTGTCAGCCTTTACAAATGGCATAAGCTGTTCATATTCAATATATTCCAAGTCTTTTCCCTTTAATTCTTCTAATACTTCAAATTCTTGATCTCCAAATACTCTCTTTGATAAAGTTTTTTCAACATAATATACTGTTCCATCTGATTTTACTTTTAAATATGTGGCATCTGGACTTACTGTAAGAGCAACGTTTGAAGCTAATGTCCAAGGTGTTGTAGTCCAAACTAGAAAATATTCATCTGCATCCTTTCTCTTAAATTTGACTATAACTGTATTAGTCTTTATTTCTTCATACCCTTGAGCTACCTCATGTGAAGCTAATCCTGTACCACATCTTGAACAGTATGGCAATATCTTATGTCCTTCATATATTAATCCTTCTTTGAAGAATCTGTCTAATATCCACCATACGCTTTCGATATAATTATTATCTAAAGTTATATATGCATTGTCTAAGTCTATTTCATAAGCCATTCTCTTAGTCATTTCTCTCCAAAGGCTTTCATAGGTGAATACTGATTCTCTACACTTCTCATTAAATTCTGCAAGTCCATAATTTTCGATGTCATGCTTATCTTTAAGCTTTAATTGCTTTTCCACTTCAATTTCAACTGGAAGTCCATGAGTGTCCCAGCCAGCTTTTCTTTTTACTTGAAAACCCTTCATAGTCTTATATCTGCATACTGAATCCTTTAATGTTCTTGATATAACATGGTGAATACCTGGTCTACCATTTGCTGTAGGAGGTCCTTCAAAAAATACAAAAGGTTTGCTGCCATTGCGGACTTCTACTGTTTTAGTTAAAATATCAATATCATCCCAAAAATCTGATATTTGCTTTTCATTTTCTGATACTGATAGATTAGAGAGTTCTTTAAACTTTTGCATGATTTCACCCTTTCAATAAGTTAAAATTTATACAATATGATTAAAAATATTTAAATACTAGTCTTCCTTAACTTTCCGCAGTCTCGCAACACAAATTTATTTGTTCGCTGTTGCTCACATAAATTTGGAGCTCGTTGCGTTTGACCTACCATCGATTTTCTGATAAAAACATTCAGAAAATCGGGTTAGGTCATAAAAAAAAATCCCTAGGTCAAAAAAACCTAGGGACGATTATTTACCGTGTTACCACCCAAATTATAGGAATATAAGCTTCCTATCACTCATTACAATTTAACGCATATACACGTAATGCTTTACTTAATTTCAAGCATCAAGCTCAAAGGTGATTTTCATAAAAGGTTCCGCAATAATCTCTCACCACTGATTATCTCTCTGTATACTAAATCCTTTTATTACTGTCCTCGTCATAGCTTTTATATATTTTATTGTTTAATGACATATTATAATGTAATATTTAATAATATACCATATTATCAAATATTGTCAAGTGTAAATATTTGAAAAATAACAATAAGGTCATGGGAAAAGCTCAAGAACACAAAAAGCATGAATTTTCATTCACGCTTTTTGTGCCGTTTATTCTAGACATAATAAAACAATACATTAAACACTATGGATAATAGTAAAAACACACCACCTGCAACAAGAAAATGTGCTATTGAATATTCCTTATCTCTCTGCTGTTTAAAATCAAAATAAGTTTTTGGAAAATTAGTATCTCTATTTTCTTTTCGCTTGAATGTTTCCCTAATTAATCTAGAGCTATAGATAAAAATATCAAACATTCCTCCGTTACTTACTAAAAGCAAGATACCAATTCCTCCTATAATTACGGCAGGTACAAGAAAGCCATCACTTAATATCCTTACAATATAGGATGTATCAGAGGCGCCAAATATGTTTTTATAGGAAAATACAGCATATGCCATTATAATTCCTACTGTAAAAGTAATAATATATTTTATATATCTATTGCTCATTTTCTACTCTCCCAAATACATAGTGTTCATCGCATTAAAAATTAAAATGGATACAATTAAATTAATATGAGCTAGCATTTAATTGTTTCACATATTTATTATATTCAGCCTCATTGCAATAAACATAGTGCTCATCTCCAATATCCCTCAAGGTAGGCTTATCAATTGAATAATCATGCTCTAATGAAGGATTATATGTTATCCTTTTACGCTTTCTTTCATAATGCGGATCTGGAAGAGGAATAGCTGATAATAAGGATTTTGTGTAAGGATGCATTGGATTCTCAAATAAATCCTTTGAAGAAGCCAATTCTACAATCTTACCAAAATACATAACACCTATTCTATCAGAAAAATATTTAACAACAGATAAATCATGGGCAATAAATAAAATTGTAAGACCCATTTGATTCCTTAAGTCATTAAGTAAATTTATTATCTGAGCTTTAACAGAAACATCCAATGCACTTATAGGCTCATCAGCAATGACTAATTCTGGTTCTAGTGTCAATGCACGAGCAATACCTATTCTTTGACGCTGCCCCCCACTAAATTCATGAGGATAACGTCCAGCATGCTCAGGAACAAGTCCAACTAAGTCAAGCATCTTATAGACTTTGTCATCAATAAATTTTTCATCCTTAACTCCATTAATTCTCAAACCCTCTGCAATAATTTCACGAACAGTCATACGAGGATTTAAGGAAGCAATCGGGTCTTGGAATATCATCTGAATCTTAGTGATTATTCTTTCATTTTTAATTCCAACTTTTTCAGCATATATTTTATCACAATTATCATTATCACGTTTTGCTAATTTTATCAATTCCATTTGCTCTGCTATAAGCTTATTAAGTCTTTCTTTTTCTTGTGCATCAGCAGTTTTCTTTTTAGCTTTTGCTTCTTCTATAATCTCTTCATAGGAACCTACACCAGCACAAATTCTTTGGTCCTTAAAATATACATTGCCCGAAGTGATGTTGTTAAGCTTTATTATAGTCCGTCCTGTAGTAGTTTTTCCACAGCCTGACTCACCAACAAGGCCAAACACCTCGCCCTTCTTAATATAAAAGCTCACATCATCTACAGCCTTTAATACTGCTTTTTTCCCCAGTGGGAAATACTGTTTCAAATTTTC is part of the Proteiniborus sp. MB09-C3 genome and encodes:
- the ileS gene encoding isoleucine--tRNA ligase produces the protein MQKFKELSNLSVSENEKQISDFWDDIDILTKTVEVRNGSKPFVFFEGPPTANGRPGIHHVISRTLKDSVCRYKTMKGFQVKRKAGWDTHGLPVEIEVEKQLKLKDKHDIENYGLAEFNEKCRESVFTYESLWREMTKRMAYEIDLDNAYITLDNNYIESVWWILDRFFKEGLIYEGHKILPYCSRCGTGLASHEVAQGYEEIKTNTVIVKFKRKDADEYFLVWTTTPWTLASNVALTVSPDATYLKVKSDGTVYYVEKTLSKRVFGDQEFEVLEELKGKDLEYIEYEQLMPFVKADKKAFFVTVADYVTTEDGTGIVHTAPAFGEDDYNTGKRYNLPVLQPVNEDGKYIDTPWKGTFVMDADIEIIKWLHGEGKLFKKEKMAHNYPHCWRCKTPLLYYAKPSWYIEMTKLKDQLIENNNSVKWYPDYVGEKRFGNWLENLNDWAISRSRYWGTPLNIWRCECGHTQSIGSRKELVEKAIEPIDENIELHRPHVDNVHIKCEKCGGTMTRVTDVIDCWFDSGSMPFAQHHYPFENKEKFFEELFPADFICEGIDQTRGWFYSLLAISTFVTGKSPYKRVLVNDLILDKEGKKMSKSRGNTVDPFELFDKYGADALRWYLLYVSPAWTPTKFDEDGLKEVLSKFFGTIKNVYNFFTLYANTDEIDPKDFYVEVSDRPELDRWIISKFNSLLNAVEEDLVEYDLTKAVRKIQDFANEDLSNWYIRRSRRRFWETELTEDKKAVYNTTYEILVGISQMIAPFAPYLSEEIYKNLTGEFSVHLSDYPVVRKEYIDKKIEHKMDLVRDLVGLGRAARESVKIKVRQPIQKVLIDGKHEEEISDLVPLIQEELNVKEVEFAKNLNEYMNFSLKPNFRVAGPVLGPKIKDFGKVLSELDGSVAAPKIESGENVVVNLGGEDFEVTREFVTVTITAKEGFTVAMEDNHFVILDTTLTDDLINEGFARELISKVQQMRKNNGYEMMDNIKIFYETDDEIAKAVKVHEDYIKKETLALSIERAQDNSFEKHSLNDHETGLKLEKVQ
- a CDS encoding DUF3899 domain-containing protein, with the protein product MSNRYIKYIITFTVGIIMAYAVFSYKNIFGASDTSYIVRILSDGFLVPAVIIGGIGILLLVSNGGMFDIFIYSSRLIRETFKRKENRDTNFPKTYFDFKQQRDKEYSIAHFLVAGGVFLLLSIVFNVLFYYV
- a CDS encoding ATP-binding cassette domain-containing protein; this translates as MHNEKDVLLKVENLKQYFPLGKKAVLKAVDDVSFYIKKGEVFGLVGESGCGKTTTGRTIIKLNNITSGNVYFKDQRICAGVGSYEEIIEEAKAKKKTADAQEKERLNKLIAEQMELIKLAKRDNDNCDKIYAEKVGIKNERIITKIQMIFQDPIASLNPRMTVREIIAEGLRINGVKDEKFIDDKVYKMLDLVGLVPEHAGRYPHEFSGGQRQRIGIARALTLEPELVIADEPISALDVSVKAQIINLLNDLRNQMGLTILFIAHDLSVVKYFSDRIGVMYFGKIVELASSKDLFENPMHPYTKSLLSAIPLPDPHYERKRKRITYNPSLEHDYSIDKPTLRDIGDEHYVYCNEAEYNKYVKQLNASSY